A DNA window from Streptomyces sp. CA-278952 contains the following coding sequences:
- the uvrB gene encoding excinuclease ABC subunit UvrB — protein MRPVSKIERSVAPFEVVSPYQPSGDQPAAIAELERRVRADEKDVVLLGATGTGKSATTAWMIEKLQRPTLVMAPNKTLAAQLANEFRELLPNNAVEYFVSYYDYYQPEAYVPQSDTYIEKDSSINEEVERLRHSATNSLLTRRDVVVVASVSCIYGLGTPQEYVDRMVRLKVGEEIDRDQLLRRFVEMQYSRNDLAFTRGTFRVRGDTIEIFPVYEELAVRIEMFGDEIEALSTLHPLTGEIISEDPMVHVFPASHYVAGPERLQKAVSGIEQELEQRLAELEKQGKMLEAQRLRMRTTYDIEMLHQIGTCSGVENYSMHFDDRAPGTAPNTLLDYFPDDFLLVLDESHVTVPQIGAMYEGDASRKRTLVDHGFRLPSAMDNRPLKWEEFLKRIDQTVYLSATPGKYELSRGDGFVEQIIRPTGLVDPEVVVKPTEGQIDDLVHEIRKRVERDERVLVTTLTKKMSEDLTDYFLELGIQVRYLHSDVDTLRRIELLRELRSGEYDVLVGINLLREGLDLPEVSLVAILDADKQGFLRSGTSLIQTIGRAARNVSGQVHMYADKITPAMAQAIDETNRRREKQVAYNTERGLDPQPLRKKINDIVATIAREEVDTEQLLGTGYRQGKEAKAPVPALGSKAAKGGAKGRAASPGAVLSDRPATELAGIIEEMTERMRAAAADLQFEVAARLRDEVGELKKELRQMKEAGLA, from the coding sequence ATGCGGCCCGTTTCCAAGATCGAACGTTCGGTGGCGCCCTTCGAGGTCGTCAGTCCCTACCAGCCCAGCGGCGACCAGCCGGCGGCCATCGCCGAGCTGGAGCGGCGCGTCCGCGCCGACGAGAAGGACGTCGTCCTGCTCGGCGCGACCGGCACCGGCAAGTCGGCGACCACCGCCTGGATGATCGAGAAGCTGCAGCGCCCCACTCTGGTGATGGCGCCGAACAAGACCCTCGCCGCCCAGCTGGCCAACGAGTTCCGTGAGCTCCTCCCGAACAACGCGGTGGAGTATTTCGTCTCGTACTACGACTACTACCAGCCCGAGGCGTACGTCCCGCAGTCGGACACCTACATCGAGAAGGACTCCTCCATCAACGAGGAGGTCGAGCGGCTGCGCCACTCGGCGACGAATTCGCTGCTCACCCGGCGCGACGTCGTCGTGGTCGCCTCCGTCTCCTGCATCTACGGCCTCGGCACGCCCCAGGAGTACGTGGACCGCATGGTCCGGCTCAAGGTCGGCGAGGAGATCGACCGCGACCAGCTGCTGCGCCGTTTCGTCGAGATGCAGTACAGCCGTAACGACCTGGCGTTCACCCGCGGCACCTTCCGGGTCCGGGGCGACACCATCGAGATCTTCCCGGTCTACGAGGAGCTCGCCGTCCGGATCGAGATGTTCGGCGACGAGATCGAGGCCCTGTCCACGCTCCACCCGCTGACCGGCGAGATCATCAGCGAGGACCCCATGGTCCACGTCTTCCCCGCCAGCCACTATGTCGCCGGGCCCGAGCGTCTGCAGAAGGCCGTCAGCGGCATCGAGCAGGAGCTGGAGCAGCGCCTGGCCGAGCTGGAGAAGCAGGGCAAGATGCTGGAGGCCCAGCGACTGCGCATGCGCACCACGTACGACATCGAGATGCTCCACCAGATCGGCACCTGCTCCGGCGTCGAGAACTACTCGATGCACTTCGACGACCGCGCGCCCGGCACCGCCCCCAACACGCTCCTCGACTACTTCCCGGACGACTTCCTGCTCGTCCTGGACGAGTCCCACGTCACGGTCCCGCAGATCGGCGCGATGTACGAGGGGGACGCCTCCCGCAAGCGGACCCTCGTCGACCACGGCTTCCGGCTGCCGTCCGCGATGGACAACCGGCCGCTGAAGTGGGAGGAGTTCCTGAAGCGGATCGACCAGACGGTGTACCTCTCCGCCACCCCGGGGAAGTACGAGCTCTCGCGCGGCGACGGGTTCGTCGAGCAGATCATCCGCCCCACCGGCCTCGTCGACCCCGAGGTCGTGGTCAAGCCCACCGAGGGCCAGATCGACGACCTGGTCCACGAGATCCGCAAGCGCGTCGAGCGCGACGAGCGGGTCCTGGTCACCACGCTCACCAAGAAGATGTCGGAGGACCTCACCGACTACTTCCTGGAGCTCGGCATCCAGGTCCGCTACCTGCACAGCGACGTCGACACCCTGCGCCGCATCGAGCTGCTGCGCGAGCTGCGCTCCGGCGAGTACGACGTGCTCGTCGGCATCAACCTCCTGCGCGAGGGCCTCGACCTTCCCGAGGTGTCCCTCGTGGCCATCCTCGACGCCGACAAGCAGGGCTTCCTGCGCTCCGGCACCTCGCTCATCCAGACCATCGGCCGCGCCGCCCGTAACGTCTCCGGCCAGGTCCACATGTACGCCGACAAGATCACCCCGGCCATGGCGCAGGCAATCGACGAGACGAACCGCCGCCGCGAGAAGCAGGTCGCGTACAACACGGAGCGCGGCCTCGACCCGCAGCCGCTGCGCAAGAAGATCAACGACATCGTCGCGACCATCGCCCGCGAGGAGGTCGACACCGAGCAGCTCCTCGGCACCGGCTACCGGCAGGGCAAGGAGGCCAAGGCGCCGGTGCCCGCGCTCGGCTCGAAGGCGGCCAAGGGCGGGGCGAAGGGCAGGGCGGCCTCGCCCGGCGCGGTGCTCAGCGACCGGCCCGCCACCGAACTGGCCGGGATCATCGAGGAGATGACCGAGCGCATGCGGGCCGCCGCCGCGGACCTGCAGTTCGAGGTGGCCGCCCGGCTGCGCGACGAGGTCGGTGAACTGAAGAAGGAACTGCGCCAGATGAAGGAAGCGGGCCTCGCCTGA